In the Sus scrofa isolate TJ Tabasco breed Duroc chromosome 7, Sscrofa11.1, whole genome shotgun sequence genome, one interval contains:
- the LRRC74A gene encoding LOW QUALITY PROTEIN: leucine-rich repeat-containing protein 74A (The sequence of the model RefSeq protein was modified relative to this genomic sequence to represent the inferred CDS: inserted 1 base in 1 codon) — protein MDNDEPLEPETKDEGDTVSASQSSDETLYCEAEAPTVVEKEKPGQESSETDLEIEDTEKLFTTGQKELYLEACRLVGVVPVSYFIRNMEEPYVNLNHHGLGPXGTKAIAIALVSNTTVLTLELADNCIMEEGILSLVEMLQENYYLQEMNISNNNLGLEGARILSEFLQNNTSSLFSLRLSGNNFKEESAELFCQALSVNYRIRTLDLSHNQLSDKAGEYLGQMLALNSGLQSLDLSWNHFCIHGAVALCNGLRVNVALKKLDLSMNSFGNEGASALGEVLRLNSSLAYLDVSCNDISNEGITKLSKGLEVNESLKVLKLFLNPISMDGALLLILSIKRNPKSKMEDIDISNVLVSEQFVKTLDSVCAIHPQLDVLYKAVQGLSIKKTLFTWTNPMKLIQSYAEQQKISVLDFFRSLNPSGEMRMPVGEFRKAMIQQNKVPINRYQVRELMKRLDEKTGMVDFRSARAPRGLPSTLSQPAVLSKAP, from the exons ATGGACAATGATGAACCTCTTGAGCCTGAGACAAAAG ATGAGGGTGACACTGTGTCAGCATCGCAGAGCAGTGACGAAACACTCTACTGTGAGGCTGAAGCCCCCACGGTTGTCGAAAAAGAGAAGCCGGGCCAGGAGAGCTCAGAAACAGACCTCGAGATTGAAG ATACTGAGAAATTGTTCACCACTGGACAGAAGGAGCTGTACCTGGAAGCATGCAGACTGGTGGGCGTCGTGCCTGTGTCCTACTTCATCCGGAACATGGAGGAGCCCTACGTGAACCTCAACCACCATGGGCTGGGCC ACGGTACCAAAGCTATTGCTATAGCCCTGGTG TCCAACACGACTGTTCTCACGCTGGAGCTGGCAGACAACTGTATCATGGAGGAGGGTATCTTGAGCCTGGTGGAGATGCTACAGGAGAACTACTACCTCCAGGAGATG aatatttccaacaATAATCTTGGTCTGGAGGGGGCCAGAATCCTCTCCGAGTTCCTCCAGAATAACACCTCTTCACTCTTTAGTCTTCGGCTTTCAG GAAATAACTTCAAGGAAGAATCTGCAGAGCTGTTCTGCCAAGCCCTATCG gtCAACTACAGAATTAGGACCCTGGATCTCAGTCACAACCAGTTGTCTGATAAGGCAGGAGAGTACCTGGGACAGATGCTGG ctctcAACAGTGGGCTCCAGtcactggatctgagctggaACCACTTCTGCATCCATGGAGCAGTGGCCTTGTGCAATGGTCTTCGG GTTAACGTGGCCCTGAAGAAACTGGATCTCTCCATGAACAGCTTTGGGAACGAGGGGGCTTCGGCCCTAGGGGAGGTTCTCAGACTCAACAGCTCCCTGGCCTACCTAGATGTCAGCTGCAACGACATCAGTAATGAAGGGATCACCAAACTCAGCAAAGGCCTGGAGGTGAATGAAAGCCTCAAAGTTCTGAAG CTTTTCCTGAACCCTATAAGTATGGATGGGGCTCTTTTACTTATCCTGTCCATCAAGAGGAACCCCAAATCCAAGATGGAAGATATCGACATTTCT AACGTGCTGGTGTCCGAGCAGTTTGTGAAAACATTGGACAGTGTGTGCGCCATCCACCCTCAACTGGACGTGCTGTACAAGGCGGTGCAAGGCCTCTCTATCAAGAAAACCCTCTTCACATGGACAAACCCCATGAAACTGATCCAG AGCTACGCGGAGCAACAGAAAATCTCAGTCCTGGACTTCTTCAGGAGCTTGAACCCTAGTGGAGAGATGAGGATGCCTGTGGGCGAGTTCCGGAAAGCTATGATACAG CAGAACAAGGTCCCTATAAATCGGTACCAAGTCAGGGAGCTGATGAAGAGGCTGGATGAGAAGACGGGCATGGTGGACTTCAGGTCAGCCCGGGCCCCGCGTGGGCTGCCTTCTACCCTGAGCCAGCCCGCAGTTCTCTCCAAGGCGCCTTAG